Proteins from one Cryptomeria japonica chromosome 4, Sugi_1.0, whole genome shotgun sequence genomic window:
- the LOC131069040 gene encoding uncharacterized protein C24B11.05: protein MEGGNLLHRTQFDCLLFDLDDTLYSSSTGMATACRKNIDEFLSLKLASSIDVVTELRSRFYKTYGSSLAGLRALGYEIDADEYHSFVHGRLPYEVIKPDPVLRNILLSMPQRKLIFTNSDRVHATKILKKLCLEDCFEDVICFESLNADYPYQQQDGEENPLTSPVTIKPSVEAFRRAIAIAKSDPQRTLFFDDNRRNIAGAKGAGLNTVFVGSSEKSEGADYVVEDIHNVKHIVHEIWGEAENYRAPDKNGCSTGIAKSIEVSPTPVVA from the exons ATGGAAGGAGGGAATTTGTTGCACAGGACTCAATTCGACTGCTTGCTATTTG ATTTGGACGATACGTTGTATTCTTCGAGCACAGGAATGGCCACAGCATGCCGGAAGAATATTGACG AGTTTCTGTCGTTAAAGCTTGCATCGAGCATCGATGTTGTCACGGAGCTCCGTTCCCGGTTTTACAAGACTTATGGAAGCTCGCTTGCAGGCCTTCGA GCATTAGGGTATGAAATTGATGCAGATGAATATCACAG TTTTGTTCATGGGAGATTGCCGTATGAAGTCATTAAGCCAGATCCGGTTCTGAGGAACATTTTGCTGAGCATGCCTCAAAGAAAATTG ATATTCACAAATTCAGACAGAGTTCATGCAACCAAGATCCTGAAGAAATTATGCCTGGAGGACTGTTTTGAAGATGTTATCTGCTTTGAGAGCCTTAACGCGGATTATCCTTACCAGCAACAAGATGGGGAAGAAAATCCTCTTACTTCCCCTGTTACCATAAAACCATCAGTCGAAGCCTTTAGGCGGGCGATTGCCATTGCAAAATCAGATCCTCAGAGAACA CTGTTCTTTGATGACAATCGTAGAAACATAGCAGGAGCAAAAGGAGCGGGCCTTAATACAGTCTTT GTTGGTAGCTCCGAGAAAAGTGAGGGAGCTGATTATGTGGTGGAAGATATTCATAATGTGAAGCACATCGTTCATGAGATTTGGGGTGAGGCAGAAAATTACAGAGCACCTGACAAAAATGGTTGTTCAACTGGAATAGCCAAATCCATTGAAGTATCTCCCACTCCTGTTGTAGCCTAA